The Roseibaca calidilacus genome has a window encoding:
- the recG gene encoding ATP-dependent DNA helicase RecG — protein MAARPEVLFPLFAALDGLDGIGPKTARAFDGLDIATPRDLLFHLPHGVIDRRRRDTLRGLDFPAIATVEVVVGQHQAPRMRGRPYRVFVQDAEMEFQLVFFHARGDYLQKLLPTGQRRVVSGKVELFDGIAQMVHPDHILRTDEAESLPQYEPVHALCAGVSQKLMGRAIAGALDRVPVLAEWVDPALKAQKGWPDWAEAVRAAQAPQGLADLALDAPARARLAYDEVFAHQMTLALARARARRKPGRETRGTGALQARVLASLPYAPTGAQTRALGEIAADMASPRRMNRLLQGDVGAGKTLVAMLALLIAVEAGGQGVLMAPTEILARQHLESLAPLAQAAGVRLELLTGRDKGSERAAKLADLAAGRIAILVGTHAVFQKGVDFADLRLVVVDEQHRFGVAQRAALAAKGEGADVLVMTATPIPRSLALAQYGDMDVAVLDEKPPGRKPITTALVSSARLDEVVVKLRHAMAEGRQAYWVCPLVEDSEVSTLTAAQTRFEHLRAAFGAGAVGLVHGQLPPTEKDAAMADFAAGRTQLLVATTVIEVGVNVPNATIMVIERAESFGLAQLHQLRGRVGRGADASTCLLIYEPPLGDTAARRLKLLRDSEDGFRIAEEDMAIRGAGDLIGTAQSGLPRFRVADLERQAALMALAQSDARKLLADDPDLTSPRGRAARVALWLMEQDKAIQYLSVG, from the coding sequence ATGGCCGCGCGGCCCGAAGTGCTGTTCCCGCTGTTCGCAGCACTTGATGGGCTGGACGGGATCGGCCCCAAAACCGCGCGCGCCTTTGACGGGCTGGACATTGCCACGCCGCGCGACCTGCTGTTTCACCTGCCGCATGGCGTGATTGACCGGCGCAGGCGGGACACCCTGCGCGGGCTTGATTTTCCAGCCATCGCCACGGTCGAGGTTGTGGTGGGCCAGCATCAGGCACCACGGATGCGCGGGCGGCCCTATCGGGTGTTCGTGCAAGATGCCGAGATGGAATTCCAACTGGTTTTCTTTCATGCGCGCGGCGATTACCTGCAAAAACTGCTGCCAACGGGGCAGCGGCGTGTCGTGTCGGGCAAGGTGGAATTGTTCGATGGGATCGCGCAGATGGTGCATCCTGACCATATTCTGCGCACTGACGAGGCCGAGAGCCTGCCGCAATATGAGCCGGTCCACGCGTTATGTGCCGGTGTCAGCCAAAAGCTGATGGGTCGGGCCATTGCGGGCGCGCTGGACCGTGTGCCGGTGCTGGCGGAGTGGGTTGACCCCGCGCTGAAGGCGCAAAAGGGCTGGCCGGATTGGGCCGAAGCTGTGCGCGCGGCGCAAGCCCCGCAAGGGTTGGCCGATCTGGCGCTGGACGCCCCGGCGCGGGCGCGGCTGGCCTATGACGAGGTGTTCGCCCATCAGATGACGCTGGCTTTGGCACGGGCGCGCGCGCGGCGCAAACCGGGGCGCGAAACGCGCGGGACCGGCGCGTTGCAGGCCCGTGTTCTGGCCAGCCTGCCTTATGCGCCAACCGGGGCACAGACCCGCGCACTTGGTGAGATTGCCGCCGATATGGCCAGCCCGCGCCGCATGAACAGGCTGTTGCAGGGCGATGTCGGTGCTGGCAAAACGCTGGTCGCCATGCTGGCGCTGCTGATCGCGGTGGAGGCTGGCGGGCAGGGCGTGTTGATGGCCCCGACCGAGATTTTGGCGCGGCAACACCTTGAGAGCCTTGCACCGCTGGCACAAGCGGCAGGTGTGCGGCTGGAGTTGTTGACCGGCCGCGACAAGGGAAGCGAGCGCGCGGCCAAGCTGGCGGATCTGGCGGCGGGGCGGATTGCCATTCTGGTCGGCACCCATGCGGTGTTCCAGAAGGGTGTCGATTTCGCCGATTTGCGCCTTGTCGTGGTGGATGAACAGCACCGTTTCGGCGTGGCCCAACGCGCGGCGCTGGCGGCAAAGGGCGAAGGCGCGGATGTGCTGGTCATGACGGCCACGCCTATCCCGCGCTCGCTGGCTTTGGCGCAATATGGCGATATGGACGTGGCGGTGCTGGATGAAAAGCCACCCGGGCGCAAACCGATCACGACCGCGCTGGTTTCGTCTGCGCGGCTGGATGAAGTTGTCGTCAAGCTGCGCCATGCGATGGCCGAAGGGCGCCAAGCCTATTGGGTCTGCCCGCTGGTGGAAGATAGCGAAGTCAGCACCCTGACCGCCGCCCAGACCCGGTTCGAACATCTGCGCGCGGCGTTTGGCGCGGGCGCGGTGGGGCTGGTGCATGGGCAACTGCCCCCGACCGAGAAAGACGCCGCCATGGCCGATTTCGCGGCAGGCCGCACGCAGCTTCTGGTCGCCACCACGGTTATTGAAGTGGGCGTGAACGTGCCCAACGCCACGATCATGGTGATCGAGCGCGCCGAAAGCTTTGGGCTGGCCCAGTTGCACCAGTTGCGCGGGCGCGTGGGGCGCGGGGCCGATGCCTCGACCTGCCTGCTGATCTACGAGCCGCCCTTGGGTGACACCGCCGCGCGCCGTCTGAAACTGCTGCGCGACAGCGAGGATGGCTTTCGCATTGCCGAAGAAGACATGGCCATTCGCGGCGCGGGTGACCTGATTGGCACGGCGCAATCCGGCCTGCCACGGTTTCGCGTGGCCGATCTGGAACGGCAAGCGGCGCTTATGGCACTGGCGCAATCGGATGCGCGCAAATTGTTGGCAGACGATCCCGACCTGACCAGCCCAAGGGGTCGCGCCGCGCGCGTGGCGCTGTGGCTGATGGAGCAGGACAAGGCGATTCAATACCTTTCCGTTGGTTAA
- the trmFO gene encoding methylenetetrahydrofolate--tRNA-(uracil(54)-C(5))-methyltransferase (FADH(2)-oxidizing) TrmFO, which yields MDKVLNIVGGGMAGAEAAWQAAKMGVDVVIHEMRPNVGTFAHQTQHLAEMVCSNSFRSDDDENNAVGLLHWEMRAAGGIIMEMADAHALPAGGALAVDRDAFAQAVTARLLAHPRISVQRGEVTALPEQGQWVFATGPLTSGTLGQAIAAETGAEALAFFDAIAPIVYFDSIDMSQAWFQSRYDKGETEEERTAYLNCPMDRAQYDAFIDALLAAEKTEFHEGETAGYFDGCLPIEVMAERGRETLRHGPMKPVGLTNPHAPDVKPHAVVQLRRDNALGTLFNIVGFQTKMKYGAQTTVFKMIPGLENASFARLGGIHRNTFLNSPTLLDDQLRLRKRPNLRFAGQITGVEGYVESAAMGLLAGRMAAAEILGAHVPAPPGDTAMGALVHHITGGAEAKTFQPMNVNFGLFPPIDARGGRRGRRERYKAYTDRAKAAFRGWLAAQAHPDAA from the coding sequence ATGGACAAGGTTCTGAACATCGTGGGCGGCGGTATGGCGGGGGCAGAGGCCGCGTGGCAGGCCGCCAAAATGGGGGTTGATGTGGTCATCCACGAAATGCGCCCCAATGTCGGCACCTTCGCGCATCAGACCCAGCACTTGGCGGAAATGGTCTGCTCCAATTCCTTCCGCTCGGATGATGATGAAAACAACGCTGTGGGCCTGTTGCATTGGGAAATGCGCGCGGCGGGCGGGATTATCATGGAAATGGCCGATGCCCATGCACTGCCCGCCGGTGGCGCGCTGGCCGTGGATCGCGACGCGTTTGCTCAGGCCGTGACGGCACGGCTACTGGCGCACCCGCGCATTTCCGTGCAACGCGGCGAGGTGACGGCGCTGCCCGAGCAGGGGCAGTGGGTTTTCGCCACCGGGCCGCTGACATCCGGCACATTGGGGCAGGCGATTGCGGCGGAAACCGGCGCCGAAGCATTGGCGTTTTTCGACGCCATCGCGCCCATTGTCTATTTCGACAGTATCGACATGTCGCAAGCTTGGTTCCAGTCGCGCTATGACAAGGGCGAAACCGAAGAAGAGCGCACGGCCTATCTAAATTGCCCAATGGATCGCGCGCAATATGACGCGTTTATCGACGCGCTGTTGGCCGCAGAGAAGACAGAGTTCCACGAAGGAGAAACGGCGGGCTATTTCGATGGCTGCCTGCCGATTGAAGTGATGGCCGAACGTGGCCGCGAAACCCTGCGCCATGGCCCGATGAAGCCCGTGGGCCTGACCAACCCGCATGCGCCCGATGTCAAACCCCATGCTGTGGTGCAACTGCGCCGCGACAACGCGCTTGGCACGCTGTTCAACATTGTGGGGTTCCAAACCAAGATGAAGTATGGCGCGCAAACCACTGTTTTCAAAATGATACCGGGGTTAGAGAATGCCTCTTTCGCGCGGCTTGGCGGCATTCATCGCAACACGTTCCTGAATTCGCCGACCTTGCTGGATGACCAGTTGCGCCTGCGCAAACGCCCCAATCTGCGCTTTGCCGGGCAGATCACGGGGGTCGAGGGCTATGTCGAATCCGCTGCCATGGGGTTGCTGGCAGGCCGGATGGCGGCGGCGGAAATACTGGGGGCGCATGTGCCCGCACCGCCGGGCGACACGGCCATGGGCGCATTGGTGCATCACATCACCGGTGGCGCAGAGGCCAAGACCTTTCAGCCGATGAACGTCAATTTCGGGCTGTTCCCGCCGATTGACGCGCGCGGCGGGCGGCGCGGGCGGCGCGAACGCTACAAGGCCTATACCGACCGTGCCAAGGCTGCGTTCCGCGGTTGGCTGGCTGCCCAAGCGCACCCCGATGCCGCCTGA
- the gluQRS gene encoding tRNA glutamyl-Q(34) synthetase GluQRS — MPPEGAVTRFAPSPTGPLHLGHAYAAFIAADRAGPQGRFLLRIEDIDRERCRESYIRAIMDDLTWLGLTWHGPVWRQSDHLGSHRAALKQLMAQGLIYPCKCSRGDIRAALSAPQEGAPVIGPDGFVYPGACRGRSMAEAHAQDALRLDMRRALSRVGRLSFVENGPLRAGLHVLDPDWMIAQIGDVVLSRRDMGTSYHLSVVLDDAAQGITEVTRGVDLFEATAIHVLLQALLKLPPVTYWHHDLIRDEGGKRLAKRDDARALSTLRAEGATPADIRVSLGLPSAP; from the coding sequence ATGCCGCCTGAGGGCGCTGTCACACGCTTTGCCCCGTCACCCACGGGGCCGCTGCATCTGGGCCATGCCTATGCGGCCTTTATCGCGGCGGACCGCGCCGGACCGCAGGGGCGGTTCTTGCTGCGCATTGAAGATATTGACCGCGAACGCTGCCGCGAAAGCTATATTCGCGCCATCATGGATGACCTGACATGGTTGGGCCTGACATGGCATGGGCCGGTTTGGCGGCAATCCGACCATCTGGGCAGCCACCGCGCGGCCCTGAAACAGCTTATGGCACAGGGGCTGATTTACCCGTGCAAATGCTCGCGCGGCGATATTCGCGCGGCGCTCTCGGCCCCGCAAGAAGGCGCGCCGGTGATCGGCCCGGACGGGTTCGTCTATCCGGGGGCGTGCCGAGGGCGCAGCATGGCAGAGGCACATGCGCAAGATGCGTTGCGCCTTGACATGCGGCGTGCGCTGTCCCGGGTTGGGCGGTTGTCCTTTGTCGAAAACGGGCCATTGCGCGCAGGTCTGCACGTGCTCGACCCCGATTGGATGATTGCCCAGATTGGCGATGTGGTCCTGTCGCGCCGCGATATGGGGACCAGCTATCACCTGTCGGTGGTGCTGGACGACGCGGCGCAAGGCATCACAGAGGTCACGCGCGGCGTTGACCTGTTCGAGGCAACGGCGATTCACGTTCTGCTTCAGGCGTTACTTAAGCTTCCGCCCGTAACCTACTGGCATCACGACCTTATCCGTGATGAGGGTGGCAAACGTCTGGCCAAGCGTGATGATGCGCGCGCGCTCTCAACCCTGCGCGCCGAAGGGGCCACGCCCGCGGATATTCGCGTCAGCTTGGGTCTGCCATCGGCGCCATGA
- the hisI gene encoding phosphoribosyl-AMP cyclohydrolase, with product MKFDPQTLTYDQKGLIPAIAQDADSGEVLMMAWMTAEAVSRTLQSGRVTYWSRSRQAFWVKGESSGHVQDLVEMRVDCDRDCLLVLVRQTGPACHTNRRSCFYTALRDGAEVEIMAPMADPS from the coding sequence ATGAAATTCGATCCGCAAACCCTGACATATGATCAAAAGGGGCTAATTCCGGCCATCGCACAAGATGCCGATAGCGGCGAGGTGCTGATGATGGCTTGGATGACCGCCGAAGCTGTCAGCCGCACATTGCAAAGCGGGCGCGTGACCTATTGGTCGCGCTCGCGGCAGGCCTTTTGGGTCAAGGGCGAAAGCTCGGGCCATGTGCAGGACCTGGTCGAGATGCGCGTGGATTGCGACCGCGACTGCCTGCTCGTGCTGGTGCGCCAGACCGGGCCGGCCTGCCACACGAACCGGCGGTCCTGTTTCTACACCGCGCTGCGCGACGGCGCAGAGGTCGAGATCATGGCGCCGATGGCAGACCCAAGCTGA
- a CDS encoding iron-sulfur cluster assembly scaffold protein gives MSDNAQMMKLYSARILALAADIPHLGRLDAPQTSVKRRSPLCGSTVTVDLDMQEGRVTRFAQDVKACALGQAAAALLGQVVIGRSATELAQARTQLHAMLTADGPIPDAPFDGYEVLLPAREYRNRHASILLALDAALEAAESLTSETTS, from the coding sequence ATGAGCGATAATGCCCAGATGATGAAGCTCTATTCCGCCCGCATTCTGGCACTGGCGGCGGATATTCCGCATCTTGGGCGGCTTGACGCGCCGCAAACCAGCGTGAAGCGGCGCTCGCCGCTCTGTGGTTCGACCGTGACGGTCGATCTGGATATGCAAGAAGGCCGTGTCACCCGTTTCGCGCAAGATGTGAAAGCCTGCGCCTTGGGGCAAGCGGCGGCGGCACTCTTGGGTCAAGTCGTTATCGGGCGCAGTGCCACAGAGCTTGCGCAGGCCCGCACCCAGTTGCACGCCATGCTGACAGCGGACGGCCCGATCCCCGATGCCCCCTTTGATGGCTACGAAGTGCTTCTGCCCGCGCGGGAGTATCGCAATCGGCACGCCTCTATCCTTTTGGCGCTCGACGCCGCGCTCGAAGCTGCCGAAAGCCTCACGTCTGAAACCACATCCTGA
- a CDS encoding alpha-D-glucose phosphate-specific phosphoglucomutase, with translation MIQTIATAPIAGQKPGTSGLRKKTAIFRQRAYLENFVQSIWNGIGGIAGKVLVLGGDGRAFNAEAVQIILKMAAASGAAKVIVGQNGLLSTPAASHLIRLRGADGGIILSASHNPGGDDGDFGIKYNTANGGPAPESVTNAIFEASEAIAEYQILTAPDLDLAVLGLSQMGDMAVEVVDPVSDYAALMEQLFDFAAIRALFASGFTLRFDAMHAITGPYAREILVNRLGAPEASVMNAVPLPDFGGGHPDPNPVWAHDLMEIMMGAQAPDFGAASDGDGDRNMIVGRGCYVTPSDSLAVIAANAHLAPGYAQGLAGVARSMPTSAALDRVAKARGLPCFATPTGWKFFGNLLDAGRATLCGEESAGTGSDHVREKDGLWAVLMWLNILAVKRQSVADVMNAHWAEFGRNYYSRHDYEGVDKAAAEALIADLRGRLDKLAGLPAGPLTVTQAEDFSYTDPVDGSVTAAQGIQIMFEGGARLVLRLSGTGTEGATLRVYMESFESTDFDMDPQTALGDLVLAAEALAGIKIRLGRDAPDVVT, from the coding sequence ATGATCCAGACCATTGCCACCGCCCCGATCGCGGGCCAGAAACCCGGCACATCGGGCCTACGCAAGAAAACCGCCATTTTCCGCCAAAGGGCCTATCTGGAAAACTTTGTCCAAAGCATCTGGAACGGCATTGGCGGGATTGCGGGCAAAGTGCTGGTGCTGGGGGGCGATGGGCGCGCCTTTAACGCCGAAGCGGTGCAGATCATTCTGAAAATGGCCGCCGCCAGCGGTGCCGCGAAGGTGATCGTGGGGCAAAACGGGCTTCTCTCGACACCTGCCGCGTCACACCTGATCCGCCTGCGGGGCGCAGATGGCGGGATCATTTTGTCCGCCAGCCACAACCCCGGCGGCGATGACGGCGATTTCGGTATAAAATACAACACTGCCAATGGCGGTCCTGCCCCGGAAAGCGTGACCAATGCGATTTTCGAGGCCAGCGAGGCGATTGCCGAATACCAGATCCTGACCGCGCCCGATCTGGACCTTGCTGTTTTGGGCCTGTCGCAAATGGGCGACATGGCGGTCGAGGTGGTCGATCCGGTCAGCGACTACGCCGCATTGATGGAGCAACTGTTCGATTTCGCCGCGATCCGGGCCTTGTTCGCCAGCGGTTTTACCCTGCGGTTTGACGCGATGCATGCCATCACTGGCCCCTATGCCCGCGAGATCCTTGTCAACCGGCTGGGCGCGCCAGAGGCATCGGTCATGAACGCCGTGCCGCTACCCGATTTCGGCGGTGGCCACCCCGACCCGAACCCGGTATGGGCCCATGACTTGATGGAGATCATGATGGGCGCGCAGGCGCCCGATTTCGGCGCAGCCTCTGACGGTGATGGCGACCGGAACATGATCGTGGGGCGCGGCTGCTATGTAACGCCGTCGGATTCGCTGGCGGTGATCGCGGCCAATGCGCATCTGGCGCCGGGCTATGCCCAAGGGCTGGCAGGCGTTGCGCGATCAATGCCGACAAGCGCCGCGCTTGACCGCGTGGCCAAGGCGCGCGGCCTGCCCTGCTTTGCGACGCCCACGGGCTGGAAGTTCTTTGGCAACCTCTTGGATGCAGGCCGCGCCACGCTTTGCGGCGAGGAATCGGCGGGCACCGGGTCTGACCATGTGCGCGAAAAAGACGGGCTATGGGCGGTACTGATGTGGCTGAACATTCTGGCCGTAAAACGCCAGTCGGTGGCCGATGTGATGAATGCGCATTGGGCCGAATTCGGACGCAACTACTATTCGCGCCACGATTATGAAGGCGTGGACAAAGCCGCCGCCGAAGCCCTGATCGCCGATCTGCGCGGGCGTCTGGACAAGCTGGCGGGCCTGCCCGCCGGTCCGCTGACGGTTACGCAGGCCGAGGATTTTTCCTATACCGACCCGGTGGATGGGTCGGTCACCGCGGCGCAGGGCATCCAGATCATGTTCGAAGGCGGCGCGCGGTTGGTGCTGCGCCTGTCCGGCACCGGCACCGAGGGCGCGACCTTGCGCGTTTACATGGAAAGCTTCGAGAGCACCGATTTCGATATGGACCCGCAAACAGCGCTCGGCGATCTGGTGCTAGCCGCAGAGGCTCTGGCCGGTATCAAAATCCGGCTGGGTCGCGACGCGCCCGATGTTGTGACGTAA
- a CDS encoding acetate/propionate family kinase: MRILVFNAGSSSLKFGVFDLSGAALGQVQECLRGTLDRFSPEGCELKLSGQTEGRAAPRDLAEAAAHVPDLLAKAGLDRFDAIAHRIAHGGERFDRATRLDGSTLDQIRALTPLAPLHNPANLAAVEMAQRLWPDLPQWGVFDTAFHLANPARATTYAVPETWRAAGLRRYGFHGTSHKYVAMRTAEALQTPLREIRLVSLHLGNGASACAIAGGQSVDSSMGLTPLEGLVMGTRSGDVDPGLFGFLHRQMGLNAAEVEDALYRESGLLALAGVADMREVEARAASGDAAAQLAINIYAYRARKYVGAYAAAMGGLDALVFTGGIGENSASMRRRICDGLEFLGLRLDDDRNTTVDLDNRAAPQIQAYGARVNVLVTQTAEQLMIAQEVAEAMRAAQPMPKRRLPVAVSARHVHLDRAAVDALFGAGYDLTPARPLRQKGHWAAEERVALEGPKGRLEHVAILGPLRPHTQVEVSRTDSFALGLDAPVRQSGDIDGTPRIRLHGPAGAYDTTGLMVAARHIHMSADDARAWALADGDMVDVSLDQTARGLTFTHVLVRVSDKALTEMHIDTDEANAAGIVGAVDGEIMGDVAITARHA, encoded by the coding sequence ATGCGGATTTTGGTATTCAACGCGGGCAGTTCCTCGCTGAAATTTGGGGTGTTCGACCTGTCTGGTGCGGCGCTTGGGCAGGTGCAGGAATGTCTGCGCGGCACGCTGGACCGGTTTTCGCCCGAAGGCTGCGAGCTGAAATTGTCGGGGCAGACAGAGGGCCGCGCCGCCCCGCGCGATCTGGCAGAGGCCGCCGCCCATGTGCCCGACCTGTTGGCCAAGGCGGGGCTGGACAGGTTCGACGCCATTGCCCACCGCATTGCCCATGGCGGCGAGCGGTTCGACCGCGCCACCCGGTTGGACGGATCGACGCTGGACCAGATACGCGCGCTGACACCGCTTGCCCCCTTGCACAACCCCGCCAATTTGGCGGCGGTCGAGATGGCGCAGCGCCTGTGGCCCGATCTGCCGCAATGGGGCGTGTTCGACACGGCCTTTCATCTGGCCAACCCGGCGCGCGCAACCACCTATGCCGTGCCTGAAACATGGCGCGCGGCTGGGTTGCGGCGCTACGGGTTTCACGGCACCTCGCATAAATATGTCGCCATGCGCACGGCAGAGGCTTTGCAGACCCCGCTGCGCGAAATACGGCTGGTCAGCTTGCATTTGGGCAATGGTGCCAGCGCCTGCGCCATTGCGGGTGGACAATCTGTTGACAGCTCCATGGGGCTGACGCCGCTGGAAGGGCTGGTCATGGGCACGCGCTCGGGCGATGTGGACCCCGGCCTGTTCGGGTTCCTGCACCGCCAGATGGGGCTGAACGCGGCGGAAGTGGAAGACGCGCTGTACCGCGAGAGCGGGCTGCTGGCGCTGGCCGGTGTGGCCGATATGCGCGAGGTCGAGGCGCGCGCGGCCTCTGGCGACGCGGCGGCGCAACTGGCGATCAATATCTACGCTTACCGCGCGCGCAAGTATGTCGGGGCCTATGCCGCCGCGATGGGCGGGTTGGACGCGCTGGTCTTTACCGGAGGGATTGGCGAGAATTCGGCCTCGATGCGGCGGCGCATTTGCGACGGGCTGGAATTTCTGGGCCTGCGTCTGGACGACGACCGCAACACGACGGTAGATCTGGATAACCGCGCCGCGCCGCAAATTCAGGCCTATGGCGCGCGGGTGAATGTGCTGGTCACGCAAACCGCCGAACAGTTGATGATCGCGCAAGAGGTCGCAGAGGCCATGCGCGCCGCCCAGCCCATGCCCAAGCGTCGTTTGCCTGTGGCCGTTTCTGCGCGCCATGTGCATCTGGACCGCGCGGCGGTGGATGCGCTGTTTGGCGCGGGCTACGACCTGACGCCCGCGCGCCCATTGCGCCAGAAGGGCCATTGGGCAGCAGAGGAGCGCGTGGCGCTGGAAGGGCCGAAAGGGCGGCTGGAACATGTGGCGATCCTTGGCCCCTTGCGCCCCCACACGCAGGTGGAAGTGTCGCGCACCGACAGTTTCGCGCTGGGGCTGGATGCGCCGGTGCGGCAATCGGGCGATATTGACGGCACGCCGCGCATTCGCCTGCATGGGCCAGCGGGGGCCTATGACACGACCGGCCTGATGGTGGCTGCGCGGCATATTCATATGTCTGCCGATGATGCCCGCGCATGGGCGCTGGCAGATGGCGATATGGTCGATGTAAGCCTTGACCAAACCGCGCGCGGCTTGACCTTTACGCATGTGCTGGTGCGGGTGTCGGACAAGGCCTTGACCGAGATGCATATCGACACGGACGAAGCCAATGCCGCCGGGATCGTGGGTGCGGTGGATGGCGAGATCATGGGCGATGTCGCCATCACGGCACGACATGCCTAA
- the dtd gene encoding D-aminoacyl-tRNA deacylase, translated as MRALLQRVAQARVEVAGATIGQTGPGLLILVCAMQGDTVAEAEKLAAKIHKLRIFRDAAGKMNLALKDTGGSALVVSQFTLAADTRSGNRPGFSTAAPPAEGENLYLHFAQSLRGLGVAVETGQFGAEMAVHLVNDGPVTIWMDTATF; from the coding sequence ATGCGCGCCTTGCTGCAACGCGTGGCCCAAGCCCGTGTCGAGGTAGCGGGCGCAACCATCGGCCAGACCGGGCCGGGCCTGCTTATTCTGGTCTGCGCCATGCAGGGCGATACCGTGGCAGAGGCAGAAAAGCTGGCGGCCAAAATCCACAAACTGCGCATTTTCCGCGACGCTGCGGGCAAGATGAACCTTGCGCTGAAAGATACCGGCGGCAGCGCGCTGGTGGTCAGCCAGTTCACACTGGCCGCCGATACGCGCAGCGGCAACCGCCCCGGGTTTTCCACCGCCGCCCCGCCGGCCGAGGGCGAAAACCTATATCTGCATTTCGCCCAAAGCCTGCGCGGCTTGGGCGTGGCCGTAGAGACCGGGCAATTCGGGGCCGAAATGGCGGTGCATCTGGTCAATGACGGGCCGGTCACGATCTGGATGGACACCGCCACCTTTTAG
- a CDS encoding carbohydrate kinase family protein yields the protein MILCCGEALIDMLPRETASGEAAFAPYPGGAVFNTAIALGRLGVAAGFFCPMSDDLFGERLRAALDDAGVTHALSPAVDRPCTLAFVTLTGGQAQYAFYDTGTALRDMTLAELPVLDDSVRALFFGGISLVGDPCGAGFATLCAHAGDRVVMLDPNIRPGFIRDEAACRARLDAMLARADIVKVSDEDLHWLMGAGDVAELAQGLRAKGPKLVIVTEGAKGARAFHAGGMAQAAASPVKVVDTVGAGDTFNAGFLAALDDAGYLRGDAVAGLSDEALKAALSLGAKAAAVTVSRAGANPPRRDEL from the coding sequence ATGATCCTGTGTTGCGGCGAAGCGCTGATCGACATGCTGCCACGCGAAACCGCCTCAGGCGAGGCGGCTTTCGCGCCCTATCCGGGTGGGGCTGTGTTCAACACCGCGATCGCGCTGGGGCGGCTGGGCGTGGCGGCGGGGTTCTTCTGCCCCATGTCGGACGATCTGTTCGGGGAGCGCCTGCGCGCGGCGCTAGACGATGCAGGCGTGACCCACGCGCTTAGCCCTGCGGTGGATCGCCCCTGCACTTTGGCCTTTGTCACGCTTACAGGCGGACAGGCGCAATACGCGTTCTATGACACCGGCACCGCGCTTCGTGACATGACCTTGGCGGAATTGCCGGTGCTGGATGACAGCGTGCGCGCGCTGTTCTTTGGCGGCATCTCGCTGGTGGGGGACCCGTGCGGCGCGGGCTTTGCCACGCTCTGCGCCCATGCCGGCGACCGGGTGGTAATGCTGGACCCCAATATCCGCCCCGGTTTCATCCGCGACGAGGCGGCCTGTCGCGCGCGGCTGGACGCGATGCTGGCGCGCGCGGACATCGTGAAAGTCTCTGACGAAGACCTGCACTGGCTGATGGGCGCGGGCGATGTGGCAGAACTGGCGCAGGGCTTGCGCGCCAAGGGGCCAAAGCTGGTGATCGTGACCGAAGGGGCCAAGGGCGCGCGCGCCTTCCACGCGGGCGGCATGGCGCAAGCGGCGGCATCGCCGGTCAAAGTGGTCGATACCGTGGGCGCGGGCGACACGTTCAACGCGGGCTTTTTGGCGGCGCTGGACGATGCCGGGTATCTGCGCGGCGATGCCGTGGCGGGTTTGAGCGATGAGGCCTTGAAGGCCGCGCTGTCCTTGGGTGCCAAGGCCGCCGCCGTCACCGTCAGCCGCGCCGGGGCCAATCCGCCGCGCCGGGATGAGTTGTAA